Within the Ensifer canadensis genome, the region ATCTTTCCGGCATACATGACGATGACGCGGTCGCAGAACGACGACACCAGCCGCAGGTCGTGCGAAACAAAGATCAGGCCCATGCCGCGATCGGCGACCAGCTTGTCGAGGATCGACAACACTTCGAGCTGGACCGTCACGTCGAGCGCCGAAGTCGGTTCGTCGGCGATCAGAAGTTCCGGGCCAGCCACCAGCATCATCGCGATCATCGCGCGCTGCCCCATGCCACCCGAGACTTCGTGCGGGTAGAGATCATAGACGCGCCCGGGATCACGGATCTGCACGGCCTCCAGCATGTCAAGCGCCCGCTCACGCGCTTCCGCGCGGCTGACGCTCTCATGGCGTTTGAGGGTCTCGACAATCTGCCGGCCGATGCTCATCACCGGGTTCAGCGAGTATTTCGGGTCCTGCAGGATCATGGCGATGCGCTTGCCGCGCAAATCCCGACGCACCTTCGGCGCGGCCGAAAGCAGGTCGATGCCTTCGAAGGAAAGCGTCTTGGCCGTGACCCGCGCATGCGCCGGCGTCAGACCCATGATCGCCCGCCCCGTCTGCGACTTGCCGGAGCCGCTCTCGCCGACAATGCCGAGGCGCTCGCGGCCGAGCGTGAACGA harbors:
- a CDS encoding ABC transporter ATP-binding protein translates to MNPLLTVDDLKVSFPTRTGVVEAVRGVSFTLGRERLGIVGESGSGKSQTGRAIMGLTPAHARVTAKTLSFEGIDLLSAAPKVRRDLRGKRIAMILQDPKYSLNPVMSIGRQIVETLKRHESVSRAEARERALDMLEAVQIRDPGRVYDLYPHEVSGGMGQRAMIAMMLVAGPELLIADEPTSALDVTVQLEVLSILDKLVADRGMGLIFVSHDLRLVSSFCDRVIVMYAGKIVEELAASDLANAKHPYTQGLLNCMPAIGSDRHPLPVLDRKPEWAL